A portion of the Bombus terrestris unplaced genomic scaffold, iyBomTerr1.2, whole genome shotgun sequence genome contains these proteins:
- the LOC105666717 gene encoding uncharacterized protein LOC105666717: MNVKAYLLTTRQEVTCLGVQLDWNRRFGVYLEKVCGKADALIGAFRPLLPNVNMLTGSVRKLHYGVRESVALHAAPALAEVVEIKKNSNILKTAQRVALTRVSTAYRTVSHAAPCVLIGIMPIYFTIELLTEKYRIKKEDHQE; this comes from the coding sequence ATGAACGTCAAGGCATACCTGCTGACGACGAGGCAGGAAGTCACATGCCTTGGGGTCCAGCTGGATTGGAATAGGAGGTTCGGAGTTTACTTGGAAAAGGTGTGCGGGAAAGCCGACGCCCTTATAGGAGCATTTAGACCTTTGCTCCCCAATGTCAACATGCTTACCGGCTCTGTGAGAAAACTCCATTATGGGGTCCGGGAGTCGGTGGCGTTACATGCGGCGCCTGCATTGGCCGAGGTAGTAGAAATTAAGAAGAACAGCAATATCTTGAAAACGGCCCAAAGGGTCGCATTAACAAGAGTTTCGACGGCCTACCGTACCGTGTCCCATGCAGCACCGTGCGTGCTTATTGGCATTATGCCTATTTATTTCACAATTGAGCTTTTGACAGAAAAATACCGCATTAAGAAGGAAGATCATCAGGAGTAG